In the genome of Luteitalea pratensis, the window GTCGCGCGTGCATCCCACGTACAAGACAACACTATCGTGTGGCGAACTGGCGGTTGTATGAACGCGCCCTCGTCATTCGAGGCGACGTGACGTTGTGGCTCTCCCCGGAGGCTATGGCCGCGTGGGGAGTTCCGCCGTGCGGTCGACCGGGCGGGCAGCGGCGGTTCTCAGATGTGGCGATTGAGACCGCCATGACCCTCCGGCTCGTGTTCCGTTTGCCACTGCGCAGACCGAGGGCTTCGTCCGGTCGATCCTGACGTGATGCGCGCGAGTCTCGATGCGCCGGACCACTCGGCGCTCTCGCGACGGGGTCAGTTGCTGGATGTCGCGCTGCACGACATCCCGACCACTGGACCACTGTATCTCATCGTCGACAGTACGGGACACTCTGTTGTTGGCGAAGGGGAGTGGGCGGCCGCGACAAACGGCGGACGTGGC includes:
- a CDS encoding transposase, coding for MTLWLSPEAMAAWGVPPCGRPGGQRRFSDVAIETAMTLRLVFRLPLRRPRASSGRS